Proteins encoded together in one Zonotrichia leucophrys gambelii isolate GWCS_2022_RI chromosome 1, RI_Zleu_2.0, whole genome shotgun sequence window:
- the RNF6 gene encoding E3 ubiquitin-protein ligase RNF6 isoform X1: MDPTKNVKKGQLGIISMDRSRHRAGNGNEQAPSRERSGEGERQRQLERLSREEAYYQFINELNEEDYRLMRDRNLLGTPGEITAEELQQRLVGAKERLTSQSDLDNREGEGRTVGDSEVLGENSNGDSLLEWLNTFRRTGNATRSGQSGNQTWRAVSRTNPNSGEFRFSLEININHDHNSLETSGEEYVDIDATRLYVERRRQPVASSVAPRTRSMAAREANNEAARTRLLRRAMALRSEIVSHAVSGRLRSRTRELTGQTNYTTRSNSVAADEPREMPERGTSAGVRRGRARTNVRMNTNQRLEILRLRSTLSSRSRSPLQRQSDAARSEERSQRQDRNAQQVNRSRRQTAQASPQSTEEQARGNTQASQLSSVAPSLRTTSEEEEPGRPVAAARRHPTITLDLQVRRIRPGENRDRDSIASRTRSRVGMSENTVTFESDSGGFRRTISRSERAGIRTYISTIRIPLRRISETGLGEPSSVALRSILRQIMTGFGELSSLMETESNSEVQRGGHRLGDAQNNSSSANGSDPSGVLSRNRHAGDGSRERNGQRGGSQRSGRNHENQASRQSQDANNLVENGTLPILRLAHFFLLNEDDDDDRLRGLTKEQIDNLSTRNYGDVHTENEWSKTCSVCINEYATGNKLRQLPCMHEFHIHCIDRWLSENSTCPICRQPVLGSNATDNG, translated from the exons ATGGATCCCACAAAGAACGTAAAAAAAG GACAGCTTGGCATTATCAGTATGGATCGCTCCCGACACCGTGCAGGAAATGGCAATGAGCAGGCGCCTTCACGGGAGCGCAGCGGCGAAGGTGAGAGACAGCGGCAGCTGGAGCGcctcagcagggaggaggcCTATTACCAGTTCATTAACGAGCTCAACGAGGAGGACTACAGGTTAATGAGGGACCGAAACCTGCTTGGCACTCCTG GAGAAATAACAGCAGAAGAGTTGCAGCAACGTTTAGTGGGGGCTAAGGAGCGTCTGACATCGCAGTCTGATCTGGATAACAGAGAAGGTGAAGGTAGAACTGTTGGAG ATTCTGAAGTTCTTGGGGAAAACTCCAACGGCGACTCTTTGCTTGAATGGCTTAACACATTCCGTCGCACAGGAAACGCCACTCGCAGTGGGCAGAGTGGGAACCAAACCTGGAGAGCCGTGAGTCGAACGAATCCAAACAGTGGGGAGTTTCGCTTTAGTCTCGAAATCAATATAAATCATGATCATAACAGTTTGGAAACTTCTGGTGAGGAGTATGTTGATATAGATGCTACCAGACTGTATGTAGAAAGAAGACGTCAGCCAGTTGCCAGTTCAGTAGCCCCACGGACAAGGAGCATGGCTGCAAGAGAGGCAAACAATGAAGCTGCAAGGACCAGGCTTTTAAGACGTGCCATGGCATTAAGGTCAGAAATAGTCTCTCATGCAGTCTCAGGGAGGCTCAGGAGTAGAACAAGGGAGCTGACAGGCCAGACAAATTATACTACACGAAGCAATTCTGTGGCTGCTGATGAACCAAGAGAAATGCCGGAAAGAGGTACTTCTGCAGGGGTCAGGAGGGGGAGAGCTAGAACTAATGTCCGGATGAATACAAACCAAAGACTAGAAATTTTGCGGCTGAGGTCTACCCTAAGTAGTCGAAGCCGCTCCCCACTGCAAAGGCAAAGTGATGCTGCTCGTTCTGAGGAACGTAGTCAGAGGCAGGATAGAAATGCACAGCAGGTCAACAGAAGTAGGAGACAAACTGCTCAGGCTTCTCCACAGTCTACTGAAGAGCAAGCAAGAGGTAACACTCAGGCTTCCCAGCTTTCCAGTGTAGCCCCATCCTTACGAACAACTTCAGAAGAGGAGGAACCTGGTAGGCCAGTAGCTGCTGCCAGAAGGCACCCAACAATTACACTGGATCTTCAGGTGAGAAGAATTCGTCCTGGAGAAAACAGAGACCGGGACAGCATTGCCAGTAGAACTCGTTCTAGAGTAGGAATGTCAGAAAACACAGTTACCTTTGAAAGTGACAGTGGGGGGTTTCGGCGCACGATATCCCGCTCGGAACGCGCAGGTATTCGGACCTACATTAGCACTATACGGATACCTCTCCGTCGGATTTCAGAAACTGGGCTCGGGGAACCTTCATCGGTGGCTCTTCGATCAATCCTTAGACAGATAATGACAGGCTTTGGAGAACTGAGTTCTTTAATGGAAACTGAATCTAATTCAGAAGTGCAAAGAGGCGGCCATCGCTTAGGGGATGCACAGAATAACTCAAGTTCAGCGAATGGCAGTGATCCCAGTGGGGTTTTGTCTAGGAATAGACACGCAGGagatggcagcagggaaagaaatggACAGAGGGGTGGTAGTCAACGCTCTGGGCGCAATCATGAGAACCAAGCCAGCAGGCAGTCTCAAGATGCAAACAATCTAGTGGAGAATGGAACGCTGCCCATCCTTCGACTTGCCCACTTCTTCCTGCTgaatgaggatgatgatgatgatcgTTTAAGAGGTTTAACCAAAGAGCAGATTGACAATCTTTCTACACGGAACTATGGGGATGTTCACACTGAAAATGAATGGAGTAAAACGTGCAGTGTTTGCATTAATGAATATGCGACAGGGAATAAGCTAAGGCAGTTACCTTGTATGCATGAGTTTCACATTCATTGTATTGATCGCTGGCTTTCTGAAAACTCCACTTGTCCTATTTGTCGGCAGCCAGTTCTGGGGTCTAATGCCACAGATAATGGCTAG
- the RNF6 gene encoding E3 ubiquitin-protein ligase RNF6 isoform X2, with amino-acid sequence MDRSRHRAGNGNEQAPSRERSGEGERQRQLERLSREEAYYQFINELNEEDYRLMRDRNLLGTPGEITAEELQQRLVGAKERLTSQSDLDNREGEGRTVGDSEVLGENSNGDSLLEWLNTFRRTGNATRSGQSGNQTWRAVSRTNPNSGEFRFSLEININHDHNSLETSGEEYVDIDATRLYVERRRQPVASSVAPRTRSMAAREANNEAARTRLLRRAMALRSEIVSHAVSGRLRSRTRELTGQTNYTTRSNSVAADEPREMPERGTSAGVRRGRARTNVRMNTNQRLEILRLRSTLSSRSRSPLQRQSDAARSEERSQRQDRNAQQVNRSRRQTAQASPQSTEEQARGNTQASQLSSVAPSLRTTSEEEEPGRPVAAARRHPTITLDLQVRRIRPGENRDRDSIASRTRSRVGMSENTVTFESDSGGFRRTISRSERAGIRTYISTIRIPLRRISETGLGEPSSVALRSILRQIMTGFGELSSLMETESNSEVQRGGHRLGDAQNNSSSANGSDPSGVLSRNRHAGDGSRERNGQRGGSQRSGRNHENQASRQSQDANNLVENGTLPILRLAHFFLLNEDDDDDRLRGLTKEQIDNLSTRNYGDVHTENEWSKTCSVCINEYATGNKLRQLPCMHEFHIHCIDRWLSENSTCPICRQPVLGSNATDNG; translated from the exons ATGGATCGCTCCCGACACCGTGCAGGAAATGGCAATGAGCAGGCGCCTTCACGGGAGCGCAGCGGCGAAGGTGAGAGACAGCGGCAGCTGGAGCGcctcagcagggaggaggcCTATTACCAGTTCATTAACGAGCTCAACGAGGAGGACTACAGGTTAATGAGGGACCGAAACCTGCTTGGCACTCCTG GAGAAATAACAGCAGAAGAGTTGCAGCAACGTTTAGTGGGGGCTAAGGAGCGTCTGACATCGCAGTCTGATCTGGATAACAGAGAAGGTGAAGGTAGAACTGTTGGAG ATTCTGAAGTTCTTGGGGAAAACTCCAACGGCGACTCTTTGCTTGAATGGCTTAACACATTCCGTCGCACAGGAAACGCCACTCGCAGTGGGCAGAGTGGGAACCAAACCTGGAGAGCCGTGAGTCGAACGAATCCAAACAGTGGGGAGTTTCGCTTTAGTCTCGAAATCAATATAAATCATGATCATAACAGTTTGGAAACTTCTGGTGAGGAGTATGTTGATATAGATGCTACCAGACTGTATGTAGAAAGAAGACGTCAGCCAGTTGCCAGTTCAGTAGCCCCACGGACAAGGAGCATGGCTGCAAGAGAGGCAAACAATGAAGCTGCAAGGACCAGGCTTTTAAGACGTGCCATGGCATTAAGGTCAGAAATAGTCTCTCATGCAGTCTCAGGGAGGCTCAGGAGTAGAACAAGGGAGCTGACAGGCCAGACAAATTATACTACACGAAGCAATTCTGTGGCTGCTGATGAACCAAGAGAAATGCCGGAAAGAGGTACTTCTGCAGGGGTCAGGAGGGGGAGAGCTAGAACTAATGTCCGGATGAATACAAACCAAAGACTAGAAATTTTGCGGCTGAGGTCTACCCTAAGTAGTCGAAGCCGCTCCCCACTGCAAAGGCAAAGTGATGCTGCTCGTTCTGAGGAACGTAGTCAGAGGCAGGATAGAAATGCACAGCAGGTCAACAGAAGTAGGAGACAAACTGCTCAGGCTTCTCCACAGTCTACTGAAGAGCAAGCAAGAGGTAACACTCAGGCTTCCCAGCTTTCCAGTGTAGCCCCATCCTTACGAACAACTTCAGAAGAGGAGGAACCTGGTAGGCCAGTAGCTGCTGCCAGAAGGCACCCAACAATTACACTGGATCTTCAGGTGAGAAGAATTCGTCCTGGAGAAAACAGAGACCGGGACAGCATTGCCAGTAGAACTCGTTCTAGAGTAGGAATGTCAGAAAACACAGTTACCTTTGAAAGTGACAGTGGGGGGTTTCGGCGCACGATATCCCGCTCGGAACGCGCAGGTATTCGGACCTACATTAGCACTATACGGATACCTCTCCGTCGGATTTCAGAAACTGGGCTCGGGGAACCTTCATCGGTGGCTCTTCGATCAATCCTTAGACAGATAATGACAGGCTTTGGAGAACTGAGTTCTTTAATGGAAACTGAATCTAATTCAGAAGTGCAAAGAGGCGGCCATCGCTTAGGGGATGCACAGAATAACTCAAGTTCAGCGAATGGCAGTGATCCCAGTGGGGTTTTGTCTAGGAATAGACACGCAGGagatggcagcagggaaagaaatggACAGAGGGGTGGTAGTCAACGCTCTGGGCGCAATCATGAGAACCAAGCCAGCAGGCAGTCTCAAGATGCAAACAATCTAGTGGAGAATGGAACGCTGCCCATCCTTCGACTTGCCCACTTCTTCCTGCTgaatgaggatgatgatgatgatcgTTTAAGAGGTTTAACCAAAGAGCAGATTGACAATCTTTCTACACGGAACTATGGGGATGTTCACACTGAAAATGAATGGAGTAAAACGTGCAGTGTTTGCATTAATGAATATGCGACAGGGAATAAGCTAAGGCAGTTACCTTGTATGCATGAGTTTCACATTCATTGTATTGATCGCTGGCTTTCTGAAAACTCCACTTGTCCTATTTGTCGGCAGCCAGTTCTGGGGTCTAATGCCACAGATAATGGCTAG